From the Leptolyngbya sp. O-77 genome, one window contains:
- a CDS encoding amino acid ABC transporter ATP-binding protein — translation MNDSLLAPNTTATPAIEFGQVEKSFGQLKVLRGISGHINPGEVVAVIGSSGCGKSTLLRCFNHLETINAGRLVVNGIDLSAGSALSAADLRLLHAQVGMVFQQFNLFPHMTVLDNLTLAPRKVLGLSDKEARQTARILLEKVGLGEKAEVYPEMLSGGQKQRVAIARALCMKPKIMLFDEPTSALDPELVGEVLLVMQQLAEEGMTMVIVTHEMQFAREVAHRVLFLNQGQVEEEGPARQVLDYPQSDRLRAFLSRMSFARV, via the coding sequence ATGAACGACAGCCTGCTTGCGCCCAATACCACCGCCACGCCCGCTATCGAGTTTGGTCAGGTTGAGAAAAGCTTCGGTCAGCTCAAGGTGCTGCGCGGCATCAGCGGCCACATCAACCCCGGCGAAGTGGTGGCGGTGATTGGCTCGTCGGGCTGCGGCAAAAGCACGCTGCTGCGTTGTTTTAACCATCTAGAAACGATCAACGCTGGGCGCTTGGTGGTGAACGGCATTGACCTGTCAGCGGGCAGCGCCCTCAGCGCGGCAGACCTGCGCCTGCTCCATGCCCAGGTGGGGATGGTGTTTCAGCAGTTCAACCTGTTTCCTCACATGACCGTGCTGGATAACCTGACGCTGGCCCCGCGCAAGGTGCTGGGTCTGTCTGATAAAGAGGCCCGGCAGACGGCGCGGATCTTGCTAGAGAAAGTGGGCCTGGGCGAAAAAGCCGAGGTCTATCCCGAAATGCTCTCTGGCGGGCAAAAGCAGCGGGTGGCGATCGCCCGCGCCCTCTGCATGAAGCCCAAAATCATGCTGTTTGATGAACCCACCAGCGCCCTCGACCCAGAACTGGTGGGCGAAGTGCTGCTGGTGATGCAGCAACTCGCCGAAGAGGGCATGACGATGGTGATCGTCACCCACGAGATGCAGTTTGCCCGCGAAGTCGCCCATCGCGTCCTCTTCCTCAACCAGGGCCAGGTCGAAGAAGAAGGCCCGGCGCGGCAGGTGCTGGACTATCCCCAGAGCGATCGCCTGCGGGCGTTTCTCAGCCGGATGTCGTTTGCCCGCGTATGA